The following proteins come from a genomic window of Edaphobacter sp. 4G125:
- a CDS encoding PKD domain-containing protein, with product MPKLFVGRCLFQEVLSLTMLFASTFLLAQDQPDKPFKVFQFPANMIPRIDGDASDWAMVPESYTIGMDQLHNEHPGVPDANKLLDVKVKVGWVRGLNRLYFLYESTDSFYDFADPGLHNDIFELVVDGDLSGEPLDPRFRLNPAQSNAVARRSMFGTGVQNYHIFTPAKDKEWAMELGCQPWIKELPYANHAAAPYTFKHGEGGHYRMEFWITPFDYAGCEGAERAVESKLYENKTIGISWAIIDQDGPGKSAGFWNLSSKHTMYGIGSQLRAFRLMPLDPQFQKPIDAQWDFKVIDIDRRLVAFQDQSVGRITKWNWDFGDGTQSSEQHPIHAYKYAGDFVVILTVEGPAGKSRLSKVWDVTFPGDYIPGGHETKP from the coding sequence ATGCCGAAATTATTTGTGGGGCGCTGCCTCTTTCAGGAAGTTTTGTCTCTTACCATGCTCTTTGCTTCGACATTTCTGTTAGCTCAGGACCAACCTGACAAACCGTTTAAGGTTTTCCAGTTCCCTGCGAATATGATTCCGCGCATCGACGGCGATGCTTCGGATTGGGCAATGGTGCCCGAGAGTTACACCATCGGTATGGATCAATTGCATAACGAGCATCCCGGCGTGCCTGATGCCAACAAGTTGCTTGATGTGAAGGTGAAAGTAGGGTGGGTAAGGGGCTTAAACCGCCTTTACTTTCTGTATGAGTCGACGGACAGTTTCTATGACTTTGCCGATCCGGGATTGCATAACGATATCTTTGAGCTTGTGGTTGACGGCGACTTATCCGGTGAACCACTGGATCCGCGTTTTCGTCTGAATCCAGCCCAAAGCAATGCTGTAGCGCGTCGATCCATGTTTGGGACCGGCGTGCAGAACTATCACATCTTTACCCCTGCAAAGGATAAAGAGTGGGCGATGGAACTGGGCTGCCAGCCCTGGATAAAAGAACTGCCCTATGCAAATCACGCGGCTGCTCCGTACACCTTCAAGCACGGCGAGGGCGGTCATTACAGGATGGAGTTCTGGATCACTCCGTTTGACTATGCCGGTTGTGAAGGGGCAGAGCGGGCTGTTGAATCGAAGCTATATGAAAATAAGACGATCGGAATTTCCTGGGCAATTATCGATCAGGATGGCCCAGGCAAGAGTGCCGGCTTCTGGAATCTTTCCAGCAAGCACACGATGTATGGCATCGGTTCGCAGTTGCGGGCATTCCGTCTTATGCCGCTGGATCCCCAGTTTCAAAAGCCGATTGATGCGCAATGGGATTTCAAGGTGATTGATATAGATCGCCGTCTCGTCGCCTTTCAGGATCAGTCGGTGGGCAGGATTACGAAGTGGAATTGGGATTTTGGGGATGGCACGCAATCGTCGGAACAACACCCCATTCATGCCTACAAGTATGCAGGCGATTTTGTCGTCATTCTGACCGTCGAAGGTCCGGCGGGCAAGTCCCGTTTATCCAAGGTGTGGGATGTCACATTTCCAGGTGATTACATTCCTGGCGGGCATGAGACGAAACCGTGA
- the ric gene encoding iron-sulfur cluster repair di-iron protein gives MVITLDTPVREIAVEVPSAIPVLKRFDIDYCCGGAHSLAEACSQHNVEAAPVLEELERHRQRQGSSGPQWKKFPLQDLIDHIVHHHHEFARDQLDLLQELATKVERRHGNSHPEIFNIGIALGAVRAELIHHFSCEEDVLFPYIKQLETEERSVSSPVFSNLEYPISRMMQDHDHTGEEFCQLRKTTNNYQPPTDACTTFRALYKTMEDLESDLHQHIHLENNILFPRALELAKERG, from the coding sequence ATGGTCATTACGCTGGATACACCTGTCCGCGAGATAGCGGTTGAAGTACCCTCCGCCATCCCCGTCCTAAAACGATTCGATATCGATTATTGTTGCGGTGGAGCGCATTCGCTGGCTGAAGCGTGCTCGCAACACAATGTGGAAGCTGCCCCAGTGCTTGAAGAATTGGAGCGGCATCGGCAGCGACAAGGTTCTTCGGGACCACAATGGAAGAAATTTCCCCTACAGGATCTGATAGACCATATCGTTCATCATCATCATGAATTTGCGCGCGACCAGCTAGATCTGTTGCAGGAACTTGCAACGAAGGTAGAGCGGAGGCATGGAAACAGCCATCCCGAGATATTCAACATAGGGATCGCGCTCGGGGCCGTTCGCGCAGAATTAATCCATCACTTTTCCTGCGAAGAAGATGTTCTATTTCCGTACATCAAGCAACTGGAGACAGAGGAACGATCTGTATCCTCGCCTGTATTCAGCAATCTGGAATATCCCATATCGCGCATGATGCAGGACCACGATCATACCGGCGAGGAATTTTGTCAGTTACGGAAAACCACAAACAACTATCAGCCTCCGACTGATGCCTGCACCACGTTCCGCGCGTTGTACAAAACGATGGAAGATTTAGAGTCTGATCTCCATCAGCATATCCATCTAGAGAACAACATCCTCTTTCCCCGCGCGCTCGAGCTCGCGAAGGAGCGTGGATGA
- a CDS encoding pyrroloquinoline quinone-dependent dehydrogenase: MKKQHIFLSLSACIAFGAIALAQAPATEGTQPPPIVGGATGSGTSGISGGGNRFRTPTDPIVTAKTAEIRKVLDKVTPVTNEQLHNPSPNDWLMWRRTYDAYGFSPLKQINRDNVKNLNVAWSWGLSVNGVYEYTPVEHDGILYVWSHGERESLGENIQALDARNGNLLWQYHRNIRPGFNPLNVFATKRSLAIASDKLIFPTTDMHIIALNLKTGAVEWDAATDDDNNPKGVRTYNGAPLIVNDKVIMGSSGCAAGGMTYSQTCFVAARDLNTGKEIWRFNTFAQPGEPGDETWNGLPAEKRWGGSVWSIPSYDPEQNLLYVGVGTPYPWRSIERGTHNPKGGGHNGDGLYMNSTLAINPDTGKLVWYYQHLPNDDWDQDYAYERIITTTNYGGKKRKILITVGKPGVFEVLDAKTGEFITALDPGFQNIFSFDPKTGVKTPLLPSETPWTGGAKHCATANGARNYMPGAFDPQTNRYYLAIDDLCMNRTPETPDHMIAFDANTMTLAFENLTREVQTSGILTTAGGLMFSGASDRYFRAMDVKDGKELWRSREQDVACSAPMTYMVDGKQYVSIIAGNPGNACIGRARATLEYPRPAESVVLWTYQLP; the protein is encoded by the coding sequence ATGAAGAAGCAGCATATATTTCTCAGTCTCAGCGCGTGCATTGCATTCGGGGCGATAGCTCTCGCGCAGGCGCCTGCAACCGAAGGTACCCAACCTCCGCCGATTGTGGGGGGAGCTACAGGCAGTGGAACCTCAGGCATCTCCGGAGGAGGTAACCGCTTCAGGACCCCTACGGATCCGATCGTTACCGCAAAGACTGCTGAAATTCGTAAGGTCCTCGACAAGGTCACCCCGGTGACGAACGAACAGCTGCACAATCCGTCTCCGAATGACTGGCTGATGTGGCGGCGCACCTATGACGCTTATGGCTTCAGTCCGCTGAAGCAGATCAACCGTGACAACGTAAAAAACCTCAACGTGGCATGGAGCTGGGGCCTCAGCGTGAACGGCGTTTATGAATACACCCCGGTTGAGCATGACGGCATCCTGTATGTCTGGAGCCATGGCGAAAGGGAGTCGCTTGGAGAAAATATTCAGGCGCTGGACGCCAGGAATGGCAACCTGCTCTGGCAGTACCACCGCAACATTCGTCCCGGATTCAACCCTCTGAACGTGTTTGCAACCAAACGCTCTCTTGCCATCGCCAGCGACAAGCTCATCTTCCCCACCACCGACATGCACATCATCGCGCTCAACCTGAAGACCGGCGCAGTGGAATGGGATGCGGCCACAGATGATGACAACAACCCGAAGGGCGTGCGCACCTACAACGGCGCACCGCTGATTGTGAACGACAAGGTCATCATGGGCTCTAGCGGCTGCGCTGCCGGTGGCATGACGTATTCGCAGACCTGCTTTGTTGCGGCCCGCGACCTGAACACGGGCAAGGAAATCTGGCGCTTCAACACCTTCGCCCAGCCTGGCGAGCCCGGAGATGAAACCTGGAACGGGTTGCCGGCGGAAAAGCGTTGGGGCGGTTCGGTCTGGTCTATTCCCAGCTACGATCCGGAGCAAAACCTGCTGTACGTTGGCGTCGGCACACCGTATCCGTGGCGGTCGATTGAACGAGGTACGCATAATCCCAAGGGCGGCGGCCACAATGGCGACGGCCTCTACATGAACTCCACGCTGGCGATCAATCCGGATACAGGCAAGCTGGTGTGGTACTACCAGCACCTGCCCAATGACGATTGGGACCAGGACTACGCCTACGAGCGGATTATCACCACGACCAACTATGGCGGTAAAAAGCGCAAGATCCTCATCACGGTGGGCAAACCGGGCGTGTTCGAAGTTCTGGATGCCAAGACCGGCGAGTTTATCACCGCGCTTGATCCGGGCTTCCAGAATATCTTCTCGTTTGATCCGAAGACCGGCGTGAAGACACCGCTCCTGCCGTCAGAAACTCCCTGGACAGGGGGGGCTAAACACTGCGCGACCGCTAATGGCGCGCGGAATTACATGCCAGGAGCTTTTGATCCGCAAACGAACCGTTACTACCTTGCGATCGATGACCTATGCATGAACAGAACTCCGGAAACGCCGGACCACATGATCGCGTTCGACGCTAACACTATGACGCTGGCCTTCGAAAACTTGACTAGAGAAGTGCAGACGTCGGGCATATTGACCACGGCAGGTGGCTTGATGTTCTCCGGAGCTTCCGACCGGTACTTCCGCGCCATGGACGTGAAGGACGGCAAAGAGCTGTGGCGGTCTCGCGAGCAGGACGTTGCATGCTCTGCTCCGATGACCTATATGGTCGATGGCAAGCAGTATGTATCAATCATTGCCGGTAACCCAGGGAATGCATGTATCGGCCGGGCAAGAGCGACACTCGAATATCCACGGCCCGCCGAAAGCGTCGTACTGTGGACGTACCAGCTTCCCTAG
- a CDS encoding TonB-dependent receptor — MKSLKLICFLLLGLAGANIASAQSSGTITGTVTDASGAIVPKATVTARSASTGVETTRITNDSGVYVLVVPPGDYRVKGGAQGFQSIAHERITVDALASISLDFSLTTGSTTDEVTVTSASDGIQTENASLGTTLRNEVYAALPLAMSQGVPRDPTSFIGLAPGVASVVLQSAGPSYTSFNGGQQEVNGLYFEGLPISFPNQQGDTRPIALAVSVDAVNQFQVEINGQKAEWQGQGFHNYVIKSGADQFHGSIFEFFRNTALDSRNYFASFVPPDHQNEFGGNISGPLKRGKIWFFGNVDAYVFNTATAPTLLSIPSLAQRAGDFSALPTPIYDPATQTCTGSVCTKTQFPGNIIPASRISAVSQSLASYLPNPTGPGFINNYVNPLSRSITNKNTTERVDVNLTENHRFYGVFAYGTWRTDYTGNLTPTGTALPLPYTQTPGIVIEKPLIVQLHDTYTFSPSLLNTFGIGATRLSIPILSVTADGAYPQKAGLNGLPGNGQAALGFPGINFSGPNAHNNWAGTGPFNEWENSYTVQDSIDWVHGSHIFRFGGTYQNLQDNRANPASGSSASFTFSNNVTAGFSPTGTLLSTTGNAYASYLLGGPDSASIVNNTVVETGSRFQNFSLFAQDDWKVTPKLTLNLGVRWDVYFPFNEQHGRFSFMDPTLPNPAAGGIPGALVYGKQLVPTHWNNVQPRIGLAYSLDDKTVIRAGFLITNTMGTLGLGGNGPNGPGQNGFNPPSGIATSVTGQPVFYWQNGVVLPQTPFPTLSPGFGAGNSTVNPTGAIAPPALIPDIAGKSPEHINWSFGFQRQLPGSLTFGLTYSASVAHFLPRFTAVGMFSNSMPIKYLALGSLLNSQATPSNIALAQAQFPEIAMPFSNFKGTIATMLAPFPQYASPTSGGITCYSCNFASSNYNSMQVTVSRRLSDGITTQFAYTWAKEIDNINGTASQLGAVTGGTRNPYDQKLDRGLGLIDHRHNLHWTGLYQLPFGKGRLGGSNPILRKVIGGWSVTGIFSFVTGMPMGVTGNGCQTPGIVSTCMVNINPNFVGNIYTAPVGSSLNRSFSYINKSAFSNPAPYTFGNVPRSAPFGLTAPTNWEIDTTLRKTVPIRERAKFEFAADIFNLVNNVVFSAPQTNIDSSNFGTVTSTQNQARRIQLSARLSF, encoded by the coding sequence ATGAAAAGTTTGAAACTCATCTGTTTTCTCCTGCTGGGGCTTGCTGGGGCAAATATCGCCAGCGCTCAAAGCAGTGGAACCATTACTGGAACGGTCACCGACGCCAGTGGCGCGATTGTTCCGAAGGCGACGGTGACGGCTCGTAGTGCGTCCACCGGCGTAGAAACTACTCGCATCACGAATGACTCCGGCGTGTATGTGCTTGTGGTTCCTCCAGGCGACTATCGTGTAAAGGGTGGCGCTCAGGGGTTTCAGTCGATCGCTCATGAACGCATCACCGTGGATGCCCTTGCGAGCATCTCACTCGACTTTTCGCTTACTACTGGCAGCACTACGGATGAAGTTACAGTGACCTCGGCCAGTGACGGAATCCAGACTGAGAATGCCTCCCTGGGAACAACGCTTCGTAACGAGGTATATGCCGCGCTTCCTCTGGCTATGAGCCAGGGCGTGCCACGCGACCCCACTTCATTCATCGGACTTGCGCCGGGTGTCGCATCGGTGGTTCTACAGTCTGCGGGCCCGTCCTACACCTCCTTCAATGGCGGACAGCAGGAAGTGAACGGCCTCTACTTTGAAGGTCTACCGATCTCATTCCCGAACCAGCAGGGTGATACGCGCCCCATTGCGCTCGCTGTTTCAGTGGATGCAGTCAATCAGTTCCAGGTCGAAATCAATGGTCAAAAGGCCGAATGGCAGGGGCAAGGATTCCATAACTACGTCATCAAGTCCGGGGCTGATCAATTTCATGGAAGCATTTTCGAATTCTTCCGTAACACCGCACTTGATTCGCGGAACTACTTCGCATCCTTTGTCCCCCCGGATCACCAGAATGAATTTGGCGGTAATATCAGTGGCCCGTTGAAGAGAGGCAAAATCTGGTTCTTCGGCAACGTTGACGCCTATGTTTTCAACACTGCCACTGCTCCCACGTTGCTTTCAATTCCCAGCCTCGCGCAGCGTGCAGGGGACTTCAGTGCATTGCCAACGCCGATCTATGACCCGGCAACCCAGACCTGCACAGGTTCCGTATGTACCAAAACGCAGTTTCCTGGAAACATCATTCCGGCCAGCCGCATTTCCGCGGTTTCTCAGTCGCTTGCTTCCTATTTGCCCAATCCAACCGGCCCAGGCTTCATCAACAACTACGTCAATCCGCTGTCCCGCTCTATCACGAACAAGAACACAACGGAGCGTGTCGACGTCAACCTCACCGAGAATCACCGTTTCTATGGTGTATTTGCCTATGGAACATGGCGTACCGACTACACCGGAAATCTGACGCCTACCGGTACAGCCTTGCCGCTGCCTTATACGCAAACCCCAGGTATTGTGATCGAGAAGCCACTGATCGTACAGCTACACGATACGTACACCTTCTCCCCAAGCTTACTGAATACTTTCGGCATCGGCGCGACGCGACTTTCAATTCCGATTCTGTCGGTGACTGCCGACGGTGCCTACCCGCAAAAAGCAGGTCTTAATGGGCTTCCTGGGAACGGTCAAGCTGCACTTGGATTTCCAGGAATCAACTTCAGCGGTCCCAATGCTCACAACAACTGGGCAGGCACCGGACCATTCAACGAGTGGGAAAACTCATACACCGTTCAGGACAGCATCGACTGGGTGCATGGAAGCCACATCTTCCGGTTCGGAGGTACCTACCAGAACCTTCAAGACAATCGCGCAAATCCGGCATCCGGTTCAAGTGCGAGCTTCACTTTTTCCAATAATGTAACGGCTGGCTTCTCACCGACAGGTACGCTGCTCTCGACGACCGGCAATGCTTACGCGAGCTATTTGCTGGGTGGACCGGATTCTGCATCGATCGTCAACAACACGGTCGTTGAAACCGGCTCTCGCTTCCAGAACTTCTCCCTGTTTGCGCAGGATGACTGGAAGGTCACTCCGAAGTTGACGTTGAACCTCGGCGTGCGTTGGGACGTGTACTTCCCATTCAACGAACAGCATGGACGCTTCTCGTTCATGGACCCGACGCTTCCCAACCCTGCAGCCGGCGGTATTCCTGGTGCTCTTGTCTATGGCAAGCAGCTTGTCCCGACACATTGGAATAACGTGCAGCCACGTATCGGCCTTGCATATTCGCTTGATGACAAGACTGTCATCCGCGCTGGCTTCCTGATCACAAATACGATGGGTACGCTGGGCCTGGGCGGAAACGGACCGAATGGTCCAGGGCAGAATGGATTTAATCCTCCGAGCGGGATTGCAACGTCGGTGACCGGGCAGCCGGTCTTCTACTGGCAGAATGGCGTTGTTCTGCCGCAAACACCTTTTCCGACTCTTTCTCCCGGTTTCGGCGCAGGAAACTCTACGGTCAATCCCACAGGCGCCATTGCTCCCCCAGCCCTTATTCCTGATATCGCAGGAAAATCGCCTGAGCACATTAACTGGAGCTTTGGTTTCCAGCGGCAGTTGCCGGGTTCGCTTACTTTCGGTCTGACTTACTCAGCGAGCGTTGCGCACTTTCTACCGCGCTTCACCGCTGTTGGTATGTTCTCGAACTCCATGCCGATCAAGTACCTCGCTCTTGGAAGCCTTCTGAACAGCCAGGCGACGCCCTCAAACATTGCGCTGGCTCAGGCGCAGTTTCCGGAAATAGCCATGCCGTTCAGCAACTTCAAAGGCACGATTGCGACAATGCTTGCACCGTTCCCGCAGTATGCAAGTCCGACTTCGGGTGGCATCACCTGTTACTCCTGCAACTTTGCCAGCTCGAATTACAACTCGATGCAGGTTACGGTAAGCCGCCGACTGAGCGACGGCATCACAACACAATTTGCTTACACCTGGGCAAAGGAGATCGACAATATTAATGGAACAGCGAGTCAGCTTGGCGCCGTGACTGGTGGAACCAGGAACCCATACGACCAGAAACTGGACCGCGGACTTGGTCTGATTGACCATCGTCACAATCTTCATTGGACAGGTCTTTACCAATTGCCATTCGGCAAGGGCCGTCTAGGTGGTTCGAATCCGATCTTGAGAAAAGTGATTGGCGGATGGTCCGTTACCGGGATCTTCTCTTTCGTAACCGGTATGCCGATGGGCGTTACGGGTAACGGTTGTCAGACTCCAGGAATCGTCTCTACCTGCATGGTGAATATCAATCCGAATTTCGTCGGAAATATTTACACGGCACCGGTGGGGTCGAGCCTGAATCGATCTTTTTCCTATATCAACAAGTCTGCATTCTCAAATCCTGCTCCCTATACGTTTGGCAATGTGCCACGTTCCGCGCCATTCGGCCTGACCGCACCGACAAATTGGGAGATCGACACAACCCTCCGCAAAACGGTTCCGATTCGCGAGCGTGCCAAGTTCGAGTTCGCAGCCGACATCTTCAATCTGGTGAACAACGTTGTGTTCTCCGCGCCTCAAACGAATATCGATTCGTCGAACTTCGGTACGGTGACGAGCACACAGAATCAGGCTCGGCGCATTCAGCTGAGCGCACGACTCAGCTTCTAA
- a CDS encoding nitric-oxide reductase large subunit, which produces MKSYKRLWIAFALVVVISFAVLGGVGYHVISNAPPIPQRVVTTAGTLLFTGTDITNGQGVWQSIGGQEIGSIWGHGAYVAPDWTADWLHRESTMTLDSWARQQGGSSYDALNVEQRGALQARLREEMRHNTYDPQTETITVSPVRAQAFGALEQHYADVFGKGRDEYAIPQGALTDPLKQREMAAFFWWTAWASTTNRPHDNVTYTNNWPHEPLVANEPTPGSIVWSIISFVLLLAAVGGMVWYFSSRDPSPIHETPPARDPLFGLSPTPSQRATVKYFYVAAAMVILQIACGIITAHYGVEGSALYGIPLAKWLPYSISRTWHLQLAIFWIATSWLATGLYVAPAVSGYEPKGQRLGVNLLFGALVLVVGGSLTGEWLGVEQKLGNLWFWFGNQGYEYIELGRFWQILLFVGLTFWLWLMWRALQPALKRPSESRPLLILFLLASIAIPLFYASGLMYGQRSNLVTAEYWRWWVVHLWVEGFFEVFATVVIAFLFTRLKLLRTETATRSVLFSTVIFLAGGILGTFHHLYFSGTGPAVIALGSVFSAMEVVPLVLIGAEAWENIRLGRQRNKTVWIAAYKWPIWFFVAVAFWNFVGAGLFGFFINPPVALYYMQGLNTTPVHGHTALFGVYGMLGLGLMLFCLRALQPGKAWKDKPLTIAFWSINIGLSFMVILSMLPVGLLQGWASVKYGTWYARSAEFLQTPLMNDLRWLRVPGDTLFAIGMLAFCWFLFGLLTGRSYDDKAYVEEGGWELVSIGSKTDYAEKSQSDS; this is translated from the coding sequence ATGAAATCCTACAAACGTCTATGGATTGCCTTTGCTTTGGTCGTTGTGATCTCGTTTGCCGTGCTAGGTGGCGTTGGATATCACGTGATTAGCAACGCTCCACCGATTCCGCAACGTGTAGTCACTACCGCTGGCACGCTCCTATTTACAGGTACCGATATTACGAATGGTCAGGGTGTATGGCAATCGATCGGTGGGCAGGAGATCGGATCGATCTGGGGCCACGGCGCATATGTTGCGCCGGATTGGACAGCAGACTGGCTACATCGTGAGTCCACCATGACCTTAGATAGTTGGGCACGGCAGCAAGGCGGCTCATCGTATGATGCTTTGAACGTGGAACAGCGGGGCGCTTTACAGGCGCGCTTGCGCGAGGAGATGCGTCACAACACCTACGATCCGCAGACGGAGACGATTACCGTCTCGCCGGTGCGCGCACAGGCTTTTGGCGCGTTGGAACAACACTATGCCGACGTGTTTGGGAAAGGCCGCGATGAATATGCAATTCCGCAAGGCGCATTGACGGACCCTCTAAAGCAACGGGAGATGGCCGCATTTTTCTGGTGGACGGCATGGGCATCCACTACGAATCGTCCGCATGATAACGTGACGTACACCAACAATTGGCCGCATGAACCACTCGTGGCGAATGAACCGACACCGGGATCGATTGTGTGGAGCATCATTAGTTTCGTGTTGCTACTTGCAGCGGTTGGCGGTATGGTGTGGTACTTCTCATCGCGTGATCCATCACCGATTCACGAAACTCCCCCAGCGCGAGATCCATTGTTCGGTTTGAGTCCGACCCCCTCACAACGTGCGACAGTGAAGTACTTTTACGTGGCTGCGGCGATGGTGATCCTGCAAATTGCTTGCGGCATTATTACTGCTCACTACGGTGTGGAAGGTTCTGCTCTGTATGGCATTCCTTTGGCAAAGTGGCTACCATATTCGATCTCGCGTACATGGCATCTGCAACTGGCCATCTTTTGGATTGCAACGTCGTGGCTTGCAACAGGGCTGTATGTGGCTCCGGCAGTCAGCGGTTATGAACCAAAAGGGCAGCGGCTGGGTGTGAACCTTTTGTTCGGTGCTCTGGTGCTGGTGGTTGGAGGGTCGCTTACTGGCGAGTGGCTGGGGGTAGAACAGAAACTCGGCAACCTCTGGTTCTGGTTCGGTAATCAAGGTTATGAATATATTGAACTGGGCCGATTCTGGCAGATCCTTCTGTTTGTCGGACTCACGTTCTGGCTTTGGTTGATGTGGCGCGCATTGCAGCCAGCGTTGAAACGTCCGTCGGAAAGCAGACCGCTGCTGATCCTGTTTCTACTGGCGAGTATTGCGATTCCGCTGTTCTATGCGTCCGGCCTAATGTATGGCCAACGCAGCAATCTGGTCACAGCCGAGTACTGGCGCTGGTGGGTTGTTCATCTTTGGGTGGAAGGCTTCTTTGAGGTCTTTGCAACAGTTGTGATCGCATTTCTCTTTACGCGACTTAAACTGCTGCGTACGGAAACGGCAACTCGATCGGTCCTATTCTCTACCGTGATCTTCCTTGCAGGCGGCATCCTGGGTACGTTCCATCATCTTTACTTCTCAGGCACAGGGCCGGCGGTCATCGCTCTTGGATCGGTATTCAGCGCAATGGAAGTGGTGCCTCTGGTGCTGATCGGTGCAGAGGCTTGGGAGAACATTCGTTTGGGTCGCCAGAGAAATAAGACTGTATGGATTGCAGCGTATAAGTGGCCTATCTGGTTCTTTGTGGCGGTCGCATTCTGGAACTTTGTCGGTGCGGGTCTGTTCGGTTTCTTTATCAATCCACCGGTCGCACTGTATTACATGCAGGGTTTGAATACGACTCCCGTGCATGGCCACACAGCATTGTTTGGCGTCTATGGGATGCTGGGTCTTGGCTTGATGCTCTTCTGTCTACGCGCATTGCAACCTGGCAAAGCATGGAAAGATAAGCCGCTGACTATTGCATTCTGGTCAATCAATATTGGCTTATCCTTCATGGTGATACTGAGCATGCTGCCGGTCGGTCTGCTCCAAGGCTGGGCCTCGGTAAAATACGGTACCTGGTATGCCCGCTCGGCAGAGTTCCTGCAAACGCCGCTAATGAATGATCTACGTTGGTTGCGCGTTCCCGGTGATACCCTGTTTGCCATCGGGATGCTCGCATTCTGTTGGTTCCTGTTTGGACTTCTTACAGGACGCTCTTACGACGATAAGGCATATGTGGAAGAAGGAGGTTGGGAACTGGTGAGCATCGGTTCTAAAACCGATTATGCTGAAAAGAGCCAGTCAGACTCGTAG